Proteins encoded within one genomic window of Eurosta solidaginis isolate ZX-2024a chromosome 1, ASM4086904v1, whole genome shotgun sequence:
- the LOC137250530 gene encoding uncharacterized protein isoform X1 produces the protein METNNTHRRVFYLHKEKEAADTTKAMATTHLPEVLATKYKKGEENVKSHITKAVAVASPVRLMRIKNSIPTPPNALPRKYTPEEALALFIDLGLTKKKYIILRKSLLQRNADILPGYKKITQAKKEAVPLSPKMTEVSADIKLQNLMDHTSTRLLQSFTEGKLKSLPKELALITKWDCDRSSVQSAYKQRINVDDETITDSNMFMASIVPLRLKDEASEYWKNPPPSSTILCRPILFQYEQESSELIKATVSDIKNQNAILEPTIIEIEEGNVIKIKHDLLLTMVDGKVLNLITNTTSTMKYPICKSQKDFENVDDSITDELNYEYGISPLHARIRCMEFVLKLAYTLPQQGEVFVDNTTCKEKQNRRKKIIQDAFYKEIGLRVDCPKYECGNTNDGNFLRRFFENDEVTAHITKVDRDIVK, from the coding sequence ATGGAGACCAACAatacccatagaagagtgttctacctacacaaggaaaaggaagctgctgataccacaaaagctatggccacgactcatcttccAGAAGTACTGGCTACTAAATATAAAAAAggcgaagaaaacgtgaagtctcatataacaaaaGCAGTTGcagtagcaagtccagtgcgactgatgaggatcaaaaacagcattcccacaccaccaaatgcgctacctaggaaatacactcccgaagaagctttggcgctgtttatagatctcggcttaacgaagaaaaaatatattatattgcgtaagtcattattgcaacgtaatgccgatattttacctggatacaaaaaaattactcaagccaagaaagaagcagttcctctaagtcccaaaatgaccgaagtatcagctgatattaagctacaaaacttaatggatcatacgtctacacgtctccttcaaagttttactgaaggaaagttgaaatcactgccaaaggagctagcattgataactaagtgggacTGTGATAGATCATCagtacaaagcgcatataaacaaagaataaatgtagacgatgaaacaattacagatagtaatatgtttatggcttctattgttccattacggctaaaagatgaagcttcagaatattggaaaaatccacctccgtcatcaactatattgtgccgcccgatattatttcaATACGAgcaggagtcttcggaactcataaaagctacagtgagtgatataaaaaatcaaaatgccatattagaaccaacaataattgaaattgaagaggggaatgtcattaaaaTAAAGCATGAtcttcttctaacaatggtcgatggaaaagttttgaacttaataacaaatacgacatctacaatgaaatatcCAATTTGTAAGAGCCAAAAAGACTTTGAAAAtgttgatgattcaataactgacgaactaaattatgagtatggaatttctcctttgcatgctaggataagatgtatggaatttgttttgaagctggcttatacactaccacaacaaggagaagttttcgtcgacaatacaacatgtaaggagaaacaaaacaggagaaaaaaaataattcaggatgcattctataaagagattggccttagagttgactgtccaaagtatgaatgcggaaatacaaatgatggtaacttcttaagaagattttttgaaaacgatgaagtgactgctcacaTAACAaaagttgatagagatattgtgaaatga